A genome region from Bacteroidales bacterium includes the following:
- a CDS encoding dCMP deaminase family protein: MKQEKQHKLDERYLRMAKIWAENSYCKRRKVGALIVKDKMIISDGFNGTPAGFENDCEEDKDTTKPYVLHAEANAITKVAKSHNSSEGSTLYVTTSPCMECSKLIIQAGIKRVVFDEKYRITDGLELLERAGIELKNLELK; this comes from the coding sequence ATGAAACAAGAAAAACAACATAAATTAGATGAACGTTATTTGCGAATGGCAAAGATATGGGCAGAGAACTCTTATTGCAAAAGACGAAAGGTAGGTGCCCTTATTGTGAAAGATAAAATGATAATCTCTGACGGATTTAACGGAACACCGGCAGGTTTTGAAAATGATTGCGAAGAAGATAAGGACACAACTAAACCATATGTTCTTCATGCTGAAGCAAATGCAATAACTAAAGTTGCAAAATCGCATAACAGCAGTGAAGGATCTACTTTGTACGTTACAACTTCTCCGTGTATGGAATGTTCAAAATTAATTATTCAAGCAGGAATAAAGCGAGTTGTTTTTGATGAGAAATACAGAATAACAGACGGTTTAGAGCTGTTGGAACGTGCAGGAATTGAATTAAAAAACTTGGAATTAAAATAA